The proteins below are encoded in one region of Agelaius phoeniceus isolate bAgePho1 chromosome 33, bAgePho1.hap1, whole genome shotgun sequence:
- the LOC129131975 gene encoding serine/threonine-protein kinase pim-1-like, producing MPPARPRPQAGLPRARPRASRRGLASVRLWPCWRWRCWAGISAWGWGGITSLWLRLVRARPRPRPRLLPGPAEDTGGAADPAASAAACPARAPPLSSAAAGPEPPLSRSRERTPGHGRPGALEGRSGALAGPRPSADSRVPPVEKAQQGLKEQDRLGSLLGRGGFGSVFAATRLSDGAPVAIKRVPRKHVRHWGELPDGTSAPLEIVLLAKVSTGFPGVTQLLEWLERPNDILMVLEHPDRCQDQQHFIGARGFLPEEVAQELFRQVLEAVRHCTSCGVLHRDIKPENILLDLHTGQAKLIDFGCGTYLQETAYIHFAGTWSYSPPEWSHFGWYYGKPATIWSLGILLQQMVCGEHPFSRGQNISWDHQLSLPQGLSQECQDLIRRCLSMLDLERPSLEELLCHPWMQDIHLP from the exons atgcccccggcccgcccccggccccaagcagggctgccccgtgcccggccccgggcgtCCCGCCGCGGTCTCGCCTCCGTCCGGCTCTGGCCGtgctggcggtggcgctgctgggcgggcatcagtgcctggggctggggcggcATCACCTCCCTTTGGCTCCGCCTAgtccgagcccggccccggccccggccccggctcctcccggggcccgcagaggacacaggcggcgcggccgatcccgccgcctccgctgcggcttgcccggcccgagctccgccgctcagcagcgcggccgccggccctgaGCCGCCGCTGTCCCGTTCCCGggagcgaacgcctgggcatggccggcccggggcgcttgaggggcgctcgggggcccttgctggccccaggccgagcgctgacagccgcgtcccgccggTAGAGAAGGCGCagcagggcctgaaggagcaggacaggctgggctcgctgctggggcgcggcggcttcggcagcgtcttcgcggccacgcggctctcggacggcgccccg gtggccatcaaaagggtgccacggaagcacgtccggcactggggcgagctg cccgatgGCACCAGCGCACCcctggagatcgtgctgctggccaaggtgtccactggcttccctggtgtcacccagctcctggagtggcttGAGCGCCCCAACGACATCTTGATGGTGCTGGAGCACCCAGACCGGTGTCAGGACCAGCAGCATTTCATTGGGGCACGGgggttcctgcccgaggaggtggcgcaggagctgttccgccaggtgctggaggccgtgcggcactgcaccagctgcggggtcctgcacagggacatcaaaCCAGAGAACATCCTGCTTGACCTGCACACCGGGCAGGCCAAATTgattgactttggctgtggcacttacctgcaagagacagcctacatccactttgcag gaacatggtcatacagccccccggaatggagccactttggctggtacTATGGCAAGCCAGCtaccatctggtccctgggcatcctgctgcagcagatggtctgcggggagcaccctttcagcAGGGGCCAGAACATCAGCTGGGACCATCAGCTctcgctgccacaagggctctctcaag AGTGCCAAGATCTGATCAGGCGGTGTTTATCCATGCTGGACTTGGAAAGGCCCTCATtggaagagctgctctgtcaTCCTTGGATGCAGGATATTCATCTGCcctag